Proteins encoded in a region of the Paucibacter sediminis genome:
- a CDS encoding DEAD/DEAH box helicase has protein sequence MDNAAMPMDDPSAATPRLTLLTLGRGEGWLGMRAHGKLGPRGDRLSLLRLEGLAADDARWPQWLALGVQPVDPAMLQWRHPALGQDLAPCWTLMQEEFFGDFRADTAPALQAQGWQVQVAPGFAHESLPVDAWHLDIADEQAPQVEGLGLARRQGSWLLSLGIEVAGGERLDLAPLIANLLRRDKRWLDANAIAEMDDEAIVSLRAPGGRRVHALAGPLKAIMAALLDLLGSAKLGQAPLRLNAWDATRLALLDEVPDHRWQIHGDAGLRAMARRLLAVGAPRSVPEPPGLGLRLRPYQLQGLAWLQYLREQGLGGILADEMGLGKTAQALAHVWLEKLAGRLDRPALVVLPTSLLFNWAQEAARITPGLRVVVLHGPERAALYAQLGEADLVLCTYGLMWRDLRPLSAQPWHLLILDEAQAVKNAHARSARALRRLQVRHRLVLTGTPLENHLGELWAQFDFLMPGFLGDARGFARIWRKPIEVNGEGRRARLLAARVRPFILRRLKNEVAAELPPLTQLVQRVSLQGKQKQLYESVRVGADHMVRRILARQGWSASLISVLDAMLKLRQVCCDPLLLKGVQIPAGIERAKLAWLRERVPDLLAQGRRLLLFSQFTEMLDLVEAEFQALGLPLLKLTGATPAAQRGAIVQRFQAREVPLLLASLKAGGVGLNLTAADTVIHIDPWWNPAVEAQASARAHRIGQDQPVFVHQLVVQGSIEERMLELQQRKRALAEGLLGSDSGEGLAKFSAPELERLLAPLDEAEEAEEADSE, from the coding sequence ATGGACAATGCCGCGATGCCCATGGACGACCCCAGTGCCGCGACGCCACGCCTCACCCTCCTGACCCTGGGTCGCGGCGAAGGCTGGCTGGGCATGCGCGCGCATGGCAAGCTGGGGCCGCGCGGCGATCGGCTCAGCCTGCTGCGGCTGGAGGGCCTGGCCGCCGACGACGCACGCTGGCCGCAGTGGCTGGCGCTGGGCGTGCAGCCGGTGGACCCGGCGATGCTGCAATGGCGCCATCCCGCCCTGGGGCAAGACCTGGCCCCCTGCTGGACCTTGATGCAGGAGGAGTTCTTCGGCGACTTCCGGGCCGATACCGCGCCGGCCCTGCAGGCCCAGGGCTGGCAGGTGCAGGTGGCGCCCGGCTTTGCGCATGAAAGCCTGCCCGTCGACGCCTGGCACCTGGACATCGCCGACGAGCAGGCGCCGCAGGTCGAAGGCCTGGGCCTGGCGCGCCGCCAGGGCTCCTGGCTGCTGAGCCTGGGCATCGAGGTGGCCGGCGGCGAGCGCCTCGACCTGGCGCCGCTGATCGCCAACCTGCTGCGGCGCGACAAGCGCTGGCTGGACGCCAACGCCATCGCCGAGATGGACGACGAGGCCATCGTCAGCCTGCGCGCGCCCGGCGGCCGGCGCGTCCATGCCCTGGCGGGGCCGCTGAAGGCCATCATGGCCGCGCTGCTGGATCTGCTGGGCAGCGCCAAGCTGGGGCAGGCCCCGCTGCGCCTGAACGCCTGGGATGCGACGCGCCTGGCGCTGCTCGACGAGGTGCCCGACCACCGCTGGCAGATCCATGGCGATGCCGGCCTGCGCGCCATGGCACGGCGTCTGCTCGCGGTGGGGGCACCGCGCAGCGTGCCCGAGCCGCCGGGCCTGGGCTTGCGCCTGCGGCCCTACCAGCTGCAGGGGCTGGCCTGGCTGCAATACCTGCGCGAGCAGGGCCTGGGCGGCATCCTGGCCGACGAGATGGGCCTGGGCAAGACCGCGCAGGCGCTCGCCCATGTGTGGCTGGAAAAGCTCGCGGGGCGGCTGGACCGGCCCGCCCTGGTGGTGCTGCCCACCTCTCTGCTGTTCAACTGGGCCCAGGAGGCGGCGCGCATCACGCCGGGCCTGCGCGTCGTCGTGCTGCATGGGCCGGAGCGGGCGGCGCTGTATGCCCAGCTGGGCGAGGCCGATCTGGTGCTGTGCACCTATGGGCTGATGTGGCGCGACCTGCGGCCGCTCTCGGCCCAGCCCTGGCATCTGCTGATACTGGACGAGGCACAGGCGGTGAAGAACGCCCATGCCCGCAGCGCCCGCGCGCTGCGGCGCCTGCAGGTGCGGCACCGCCTGGTGCTGACCGGCACGCCGCTGGAAAACCACCTGGGCGAGCTGTGGGCCCAATTCGACTTCCTGATGCCGGGCTTTCTGGGCGATGCGCGCGGCTTCGCCCGCATCTGGCGCAAGCCCATCGAGGTGAACGGCGAGGGCCGGCGCGCCCGCCTGCTGGCTGCGCGGGTGCGCCCCTTCATCCTGCGCCGGCTCAAGAACGAGGTGGCTGCCGAACTGCCACCGCTGACCCAGCTGGTGCAGCGCGTCAGCCTGCAGGGCAAGCAGAAGCAGCTCTACGAAAGCGTGCGCGTGGGCGCCGACCATATGGTGCGGCGCATCCTGGCGCGTCAGGGCTGGTCGGCGAGCCTGATCTCGGTGCTCGACGCCATGCTCAAGCTGCGCCAGGTCTGCTGCGACCCGCTGCTGCTGAAGGGGGTGCAGATACCGGCCGGCATCGAGCGCGCCAAGCTGGCCTGGCTGCGCGAGCGCGTGCCCGATCTGCTGGCCCAGGGCCGGCGCCTGCTGCTGTTCTCGCAGTTCACCGAGATGCTGGACCTGGTGGAAGCGGAGTTCCAGGCCCTGGGCCTGCCGCTGCTGAAGCTCACCGGCGCGACGCCGGCCGCGCAGCGCGGCGCCATCGTGCAACGCTTCCAGGCGCGCGAGGTACCCTTGCTGCTGGCCAGCCTGAAGGCCGGCGGCGTGGGGCTCAACCTCACCGCGGCCGACACCGTGATCCATATCGACCCCTGGTGGAATCCGGCGGTCGAGGCTCAGGCGAGCGCGCGGGCACACCGCATCGGCCAGGATCAGCCGGTGTTTGTGCATCAGCTGGTGGTGCAGGGCAGTATCGAGGAGCGCATGCTGGAGCTGCAGCAGCGCAAACGGGCCCTGGCCGAAGGTCTGCTGGGCAGCGACAGTGGCGAGGGTCTGGCCAAGTTCAGCGCGCCGGAACTGGAGCGCCTGCTGGCACCGCTGGACGAAGCGGAAGAAGCGGAAGAAGCCGATTCAGAATGA
- a CDS encoding TSUP family transporter, protein MLELVTVALASLLAGFVDAVVGGGGLVLVPALFSVFPTAPPATLFGTNKGGAVWGTAWATLQYARRVTLPWHALAPAAAAALLGSFVGAWTVTLVSAGGLRRSLPFILLGVLLYTLAKKDMGRHHAPRYSGRAEAWVASGIGLLIGFYDGFFGPGTGSFFVFLFVRLLGFDFLHASASAKLLNTATNCAALLLFALKGHVWWQIAAVMAVTNVLGSLIGTRMALARGAGFVRGMFVLVVSALILKTGWDAFLR, encoded by the coding sequence ATGCTGGAACTTGTGACCGTGGCGCTGGCCTCGCTGCTGGCCGGATTTGTGGATGCCGTCGTGGGCGGTGGTGGCCTGGTGCTGGTGCCAGCGCTGTTCAGCGTGTTCCCCACTGCCCCGCCCGCCACGCTGTTCGGCACCAACAAGGGTGGCGCCGTCTGGGGCACGGCCTGGGCCACGCTGCAATACGCGCGCCGCGTCACCCTGCCCTGGCACGCCCTGGCACCGGCCGCCGCCGCCGCGCTGCTGGGCAGTTTTGTCGGGGCCTGGACGGTCACCCTGGTCAGCGCCGGCGGCCTGCGCCGCAGCCTGCCCTTCATCCTGCTGGGCGTGCTGCTCTACACCCTGGCCAAGAAGGACATGGGGCGCCACCACGCGCCGCGCTACAGCGGGCGCGCCGAGGCCTGGGTGGCCAGTGGCATCGGCCTGCTGATCGGTTTCTACGACGGCTTCTTCGGCCCGGGTACCGGCAGCTTCTTCGTGTTCCTGTTCGTGCGCCTGCTCGGTTTCGACTTCCTGCACGCCTCGGCCAGCGCCAAGCTGCTCAACACCGCCACCAACTGCGCGGCCCTGCTGCTGTTCGCGCTCAAGGGCCATGTCTGGTGGCAGATCGCCGCCGTGATGGCGGTGACGAATGTGCTGGGCAGCCTGATCGGCACCCGCATGGCCCTGGCGCGCGGCGCCGGCTTTGTGCGCGGCATGTTCGTGCTGGTGGTGAGCGCGCTGATCCTGAAGACCGGCTGGGACGCCTTCCTGCGGTGA
- a CDS encoding putative bifunctional diguanylate cyclase/phosphodiesterase, with protein MLISEPTRLFGKREIESTVSARWIMALALLLLAAGWLPVTGNELLASRIFPTWLHTVCELAAVLVSLLVFASVWTASFHDRQHHTVLLGAGFMGVGLLDLAHLLSYKGMPDFITPAEPQKAIVFWLCARYLASLVLLTLALQPHARTTSRADRALMLALSLGFVLACLGLALWAPELWPRFFIEGQGLTKLKIVAEYGLILLLVPTALLLLRRGARARFNSADLASAAIISILSELCFTLYANVNDLYSLLGHLYKIAAYYFIFRAVFVVSVREPYRRLSEEIDEHRRTEQRLEYLAHHDPLTGLPNRVLLHDRIEQAMAQARRDGGKFAVVLMDLDQFKNVNDSLGHGAGDALLLAVAQRLRASLRETDTICRLGGDEFLLLFHDLREREAVLPILASLQAQLSTPVAVEGNEMRVSASFGVTFYPDDGRDLETLQRQADTAMYRAKDSGRNTFQFFDPSMHAQGMERMQLQHGLAKALEQGEFELHYQTQVELATGRRVGAEALLRWRRADGKLMPPAEFIPVAEQTGLIVPIGAWVLHEACRQAALWQNERQGRPRIAVNLSALQFRQGDIEATVQSALQASGLPPSQLELELTESILIGDPASVLATVTRLKAMGVKLAIDDFGTGYSSLAYLSRFPIDKLKIDRSFLHQLDDASQGAVIVEAIIGLARSLGLRTIAEGVETEAVAARLLQLGCQEAQGYYFARPVPASELFS; from the coding sequence ACACGGTGTGCGAGCTGGCCGCCGTGCTGGTAAGCCTGCTGGTGTTCGCCTCGGTATGGACCGCCAGCTTCCACGACCGCCAGCACCACACCGTGCTGCTGGGCGCCGGCTTCATGGGCGTGGGTCTGCTCGACCTGGCCCACCTGCTCTCCTACAAGGGCATGCCGGACTTCATCACGCCCGCAGAGCCGCAGAAGGCGATCGTGTTCTGGCTCTGCGCGCGCTATCTGGCCAGCCTGGTGCTGCTGACGCTGGCGCTGCAGCCGCATGCGCGCACCACCAGCCGCGCCGACCGCGCCCTCATGCTGGCCCTGAGCCTGGGCTTCGTGCTGGCCTGCCTGGGCCTGGCGCTGTGGGCACCCGAGCTGTGGCCGCGCTTCTTCATCGAGGGTCAGGGCTTGACCAAGCTCAAGATCGTCGCGGAATACGGCCTGATCCTGCTGCTCGTGCCCACCGCCTTGCTGCTGCTGCGCCGCGGCGCACGCGCGCGCTTCAACAGCGCCGACCTGGCCAGCGCGGCCATCATCAGCATCCTCAGCGAGCTCTGCTTCACGCTCTACGCCAACGTCAACGACCTCTACAGCCTGCTGGGCCACCTCTACAAGATCGCGGCCTATTACTTCATCTTCCGCGCGGTGTTCGTGGTCTCGGTGCGCGAGCCCTACCGGCGCCTCAGCGAGGAGATCGACGAGCACCGCCGCACCGAGCAGCGCCTGGAATACCTGGCCCACCACGACCCGCTCACCGGCCTGCCCAACCGCGTGCTGCTGCACGACCGCATCGAGCAGGCGATGGCGCAGGCGCGCCGCGATGGCGGCAAGTTCGCCGTCGTGCTGATGGACCTGGACCAGTTCAAGAACGTCAACGACTCGCTGGGCCATGGTGCCGGCGATGCGCTGCTGCTCGCGGTGGCGCAGCGCCTGCGCGCCAGCCTGCGCGAGACCGACACCATCTGCCGCCTCGGTGGCGACGAGTTCCTGCTGCTCTTCCACGACCTGCGGGAGCGCGAGGCGGTGCTGCCCATCCTGGCCTCGCTGCAGGCGCAACTGAGCACGCCGGTGGCGGTGGAGGGCAACGAGATGCGCGTCTCGGCCTCCTTCGGCGTGACCTTCTATCCGGACGACGGGCGCGACCTGGAGACCCTGCAGCGCCAGGCGGACACCGCCATGTACCGCGCCAAGGACAGCGGCCGCAACACCTTCCAGTTCTTCGACCCCAGCATGCATGCCCAGGGCATGGAGCGCATGCAGCTGCAGCATGGCCTGGCCAAGGCGCTGGAGCAGGGCGAGTTCGAGCTGCATTACCAGACGCAGGTGGAGCTGGCGACGGGCCGGCGCGTTGGTGCCGAGGCCTTGCTGCGCTGGCGCCGCGCCGATGGCAAGCTGATGCCACCGGCCGAGTTCATCCCGGTGGCCGAACAGACCGGCCTGATCGTGCCGATCGGCGCCTGGGTGCTGCACGAGGCCTGCCGCCAGGCGGCGCTGTGGCAGAACGAGCGCCAGGGCCGGCCGCGCATCGCCGTCAATCTCTCGGCCCTGCAGTTCCGCCAGGGCGACATCGAGGCCACCGTGCAGTCCGCGCTGCAGGCCAGCGGCCTGCCCCCCAGCCAGCTGGAGCTGGAGCTGACCGAGTCCATCCTGATCGGCGACCCGGCCAGCGTGCTGGCCACGGTGACGCGGCTCAAGGCCATGGGGGTGAAGCTGGCGATCGACGATTTCGGCACCGGCTATTCCAGCCTCGCCTACCTGAGCCGCTTCCCGATCGACAAGCTCAAGATTGACCGCAGCTTCCTGCACCAGCTGGACGATGCCAGCCAGGGCGCGGTGATCGTCGAGGCCATCATCGGGCTGGCACGCAGCCTGGGCCTGCGCACCATCGCCGAGGGCGTGGAGACCGAAGCGGTGGCGGCGCGGCTGCTGCAGCTGGGTTGCCAGGAGGCCCAGGGCTACTACTTTGCACGGCCCGTGCCGGCCAGTGAATTGTTCAGTTAG
- a CDS encoding GGDEF domain-containing protein, which produces MSYSPAASASARSRTSLILAGVGLIVALLSGGLQLQQETARHAEQLAHELRTLPLLYAEPLAKSLASAQPELTDLLLRSMLARQGVHGVELQVHDGRRFVAGSTTHDEGSAHSEFNLPQSGQGEMMGSVKVLSEAASLRHTLSQEAAWAMLMQHLLLVLVLVAAAVVVVDRMLLRHLRRLSADAQSFDPTQPPSQFAWLDEQGGRSAELQELNHAIAHVHSSMGEQLKREHKQAQALRAEIERQSQALRAAEQALESKKRELSLLSRTDVLTGLANRREFDDALRREFKRAQRQHSLLALAVLDLDHLKPYNELHGHAAGDELLQRFARLLAERFKRDTDLVARLGGEEFACLLPGFDTASAQSLLEQLREDWRGLALPHGASPVDQMVTVSIGLAGYGAQHPYLSPQGLLQAADEALYIAKHAGRDRLSLAA; this is translated from the coding sequence ATGTCCTACAGCCCCGCCGCCAGCGCCTCCGCGCGATCGCGCACCAGCCTGATCCTGGCGGGGGTGGGCCTGATCGTGGCGCTGCTCTCGGGTGGGTTGCAACTGCAGCAGGAAACCGCCAGGCATGCCGAGCAGCTGGCGCATGAGTTGCGCACCCTGCCCCTGCTCTATGCCGAGCCGCTGGCCAAAAGCCTGGCCAGCGCCCAACCCGAGCTGACCGACCTGCTCTTGCGCAGCATGCTGGCGCGCCAGGGCGTGCATGGCGTGGAGCTGCAGGTGCACGACGGGCGCCGCTTCGTGGCGGGCAGCACCACGCATGACGAGGGCAGTGCCCACAGCGAATTCAATCTGCCGCAGAGTGGGCAGGGCGAGATGATGGGCTCGGTGAAGGTGCTGTCGGAGGCCGCCAGCCTGCGCCACACCCTCAGCCAGGAAGCCGCCTGGGCGATGCTGATGCAGCACCTGCTGCTGGTGCTGGTGCTGGTGGCCGCCGCCGTGGTGGTGGTGGACCGCATGCTGCTGCGCCATCTGCGCCGCCTCAGCGCCGACGCCCAATCCTTCGACCCCACCCAGCCGCCCAGCCAGTTCGCCTGGCTCGATGAACAGGGCGGCCGCAGCGCCGAGCTGCAGGAGCTCAACCATGCGATCGCCCATGTGCACTCGAGCATGGGCGAGCAGCTCAAGCGCGAACACAAGCAGGCCCAGGCCCTGCGCGCCGAGATCGAACGCCAGAGCCAGGCCCTGCGCGCCGCCGAGCAGGCGCTGGAAAGCAAGAAGCGCGAGCTTTCATTGCTGAGCCGCACCGATGTGCTGACCGGCCTGGCCAACCGGCGCGAGTTCGACGACGCGCTGCGCCGCGAGTTCAAGCGCGCTCAGCGCCAGCACAGCCTGCTGGCGCTGGCGGTGCTCGATCTGGACCACCTCAAGCCCTACAACGAGCTGCATGGCCACGCCGCCGGCGACGAGTTGCTGCAGCGCTTTGCGCGCCTGCTGGCCGAGCGTTTCAAGCGCGACACCGATCTGGTGGCGCGCCTCGGCGGCGAGGAGTTCGCCTGCCTGCTGCCCGGCTTCGATACCGCCAGCGCGCAAAGCCTGCTGGAGCAGCTGCGCGAGGATTGGCGCGGCCTGGCCCTGCCGCATGGCGCCAGCCCGGTGGATCAGATGGTGACGGTGTCGATCGGCCTGGCCGGCTATGGCGCCCAGCACCCTTACCTGAGCCCGCAAGGCCTGCTGCAGGCGGCCGACGAGGCGCTCTACATCGCCAAGCATGCCGGCCGCGACCGGCTCAGCCTGGCGGCCTGA
- a CDS encoding HDOD domain-containing protein encodes MPVDPQLRALDIEIPTQPEVLVKLSLLMAAEDIDLQAVSALVETDMALAAAVLKAVNSSLYGLRGRVQTVHQALTYLGMREVAAITFEMGLRAAFPPAAELEPIWSRASQRGLLMGRMGQMLGVDPWAAHSAGLFEECGKAVLYRHAPGHYPAMLRAATKDSDLVQLEHTAFGVSHDALGAALCESWGLAPAAVASVRYHVQVQAELNMPESLQRRSICAISTVAWALLNTPDEVEAVARAIAPQAQLDETLVLRAARRVSEQLLEAQSRGRDTQ; translated from the coding sequence ATGCCGGTCGATCCACAATTGCGCGCGCTTGATATCGAGATCCCCACCCAGCCCGAGGTGTTGGTCAAGCTCTCGCTGCTGATGGCGGCCGAGGACATCGATCTACAAGCGGTGTCGGCGCTGGTGGAAACCGATATGGCGCTGGCGGCGGCGGTGCTCAAGGCCGTCAATTCCTCGCTCTACGGCCTGCGCGGTCGGGTCCAGACGGTGCACCAGGCGCTCACCTACCTGGGCATGCGCGAGGTCGCCGCCATCACCTTCGAGATGGGCTTGCGCGCCGCCTTCCCGCCCGCCGCCGAGCTGGAGCCGATCTGGTCGCGCGCCTCGCAGCGCGGCCTGCTGATGGGCCGCATGGGTCAGATGCTGGGCGTGGACCCCTGGGCAGCGCACTCGGCCGGCCTGTTCGAGGAATGCGGCAAGGCGGTGCTTTACCGCCATGCGCCCGGCCATTACCCGGCCATGCTGCGCGCCGCCACCAAGGACAGCGACCTGGTGCAGCTCGAGCACACCGCCTTCGGCGTCAGCCACGACGCGCTGGGCGCGGCGCTGTGCGAGAGCTGGGGCCTGGCCCCGGCGGCGGTGGCCAGCGTGCGCTACCACGTGCAGGTGCAGGCCGAGCTGAACATGCCCGAGAGCCTGCAGCGCCGCAGCATCTGCGCCATCTCCACGGTGGCCTGGGCCCTGCTGAACACGCCCGACGAGGTCGAGGCGGTGGCGCGTGCGATCGCGCCGCAGGCGCAGCTGGACGAGACCCTGGTGCTGCGCGCTGCGCGCCGCGTCAGCGAGCAGCTGCTGGAAGCGCAATCGCGCGGGCGCGATACCCAGTAA